Within the candidate division KSB1 bacterium genome, the region GCAAATTTGGCCTCGGTATCGGGAAAGTGCCGGCCCAGATCGCCGAGGTTGGCGGCACCGAGCAAGGCGTCGCCGATGGCGTGGCAAAGCACGTCAGCGTCCGAATGTCCCGCCAGGCCGGTGTCGTGGCTGATTTCGACGCCGCCCACGATCAGCTTACGACCGGCGACGAGAGGATGAACGTCATATCCGAAACCGATGCGCATTATTTTATTTCTTGCAAAAAGATCTCGGCGATCTGCAAATCACGCGGCGTGGTGATTTTCACATTGGTTTCTTCACCTTCGACCCAGCCGGCGCAGCCGCCAAATTTTTCGACCAATGCGGCTTCGTCAGTGCTGTAGAAATTCATTTTGCCGGCTTGTTCGAAGGCGTGCAGCAAACTTCGATAACGAAACGCCTGCGGCGTTTGTACGAGACGCAGCAATTCGCGCGGCACGGTTTCGACAATCTGCGCGCCGTCGATGCGTTTCACCGTGTCGCGCGAGGGCAAACCAGGCACACAGGCGTCGAAAGTTTCGCACCCCTCGATCACCCGCGACAAAAGCTCCAACGAGAAGAGGGGGCGAACCGCATCGTGGACGACGACAATGTCCGGCGCCGTCGGCAAAGCCTGCAAGCCGGCCCAAACCGAATCCTGCCGCAGTTTGCCGCCAGGAACGATGGCAATGATTTTATCAAAATTAAAATGGCCGGCGATTTCGCGGCCCATGTATGGCACCCACTCTTTTCCAACCACGACGACGATTTGGCGAACGGCGACGGCGCGTTGCAGACGCTCCAAGGCATGAACGATGATCGGGCGATTTTGCAACAGCAAAAACTGTTTTGGCATCTCGCTGCCAAACCGGGTCCCTTGTCCCGCAGCGACGACGATTGCAGCGACGTCGGTCAAATTAGGCCTTTGCTATTTTTGAGATGTCTCAACCCCTTCTCAGCCGCTTCATTGGCGCGTGCTTCATAAAATCAACATTGCGTCACCATAACTCAAAAACCGGAATTTGTCCTTCATCGCCTTGCGATAAGCTTTCATGACAAAATCGCGGCCGGCAAAAGCGCAGACGAGCATGAGCATGGTCGAGCCGGGGAGATGGAAATTTGTGACCAAGCGATCGACAATTTTAAAATCGTACGGCGGAAAAATGAATTTGTCGGTCCAGCCGCGATTGGCTTTGACCCAGCCTTCGCTGGTCACTTCGGTTTCGAGCGCGCGCACGGCGCTGGTGCCGACGACGACGACGTTGCCGCCCTTTTTCATCGTCTCATTGATTTTATTCGCGGATTCCGTGCTGATTTCGTAATACTCCGAATCCATTTTATGACGGCCCAAATCTTCGACATTGACCGGGCGAAAACTGCCCAAGCCGAGATGCAGCACAATTGGTGCGATCTTGACGCCTTTGTTTTCGATTTTGCGCAGCAACTCTTTCGTGAAATGCAGCCCGGCGGTCGGCGCGGCCACTGCTCCCCGCACGCGCGCATAAACCGTCTGATAACGGTCTTTATCCGCCGGCTCGGGTTCGCGTTTCACGTAAGGCGGCAGCGGCGACTGGCCGAGCCGCTCAACCGCCTCGAAGAAGTTGCCGTTGTAATTAAACCGCACGACGCGGCCGCCGGAAACCGTGTTGTCGATCACGTCGCACACCAATTCCCTCCCGACCGACAGCCGATTACCGACGCGAACTTTGCGTGCCGGCTTGACCAGCACTTCCCAAAGCCCCTCCTCCAGTTGGCGCAGAAGAAAAATTTCGACCTTGGCGTCGGTCTTGTCTTTGGTGCCGAGCAAACGTGCCGGGAAAACCTTGGTTTCGTTGAGCACCAAACAATCTTCAGGATTCAGATAATGGATGATGTCGGAAAATTGATGCTCTTCGATGGTTTGTTGGGCGCGGTTCAACACCATCAACTTCGAGCGATCGCGTTTTTCGGCGGGGTATTGGGCAATGAATTTTTGCGGTAAGCTATAGTGGAAATCTGAAAGCTTCATAAGTGACGGCTCTTAAAATAAATTTTTTTGCGCAGCAGCCGGCGGGCGCCGAGTCAGGCCGAGATGTTTGTAGGCCGACTCTGTTGCCATCCGTCCGCGCGCGGTCCGGTTTAACAGGCCTTGTTGAATCAGAAAGGGCTCATAAATTTCTTCGAGCGTTTCGCCCTCTTCGCCCACGGCGACGGCGATGGTGTTGAGGCCGACCGGGCCGCCGGCGAATTTTTCGATGATCACGGCCAAAATGCGCTTGTCCATGTCATCAAGCCCCAGTTCGTCAACTTCGAGACGATTGAGCGCCGCCGCCGCCAAGTCGGCGGCGATGGTTGTTTTCCCCTCGATCTGCGCGAAATCGCGAATGCGCCGCAGCAGCCGATTGACGATGCGCGGCGTGCCGCGGGCGCGTCGGGCGATTTCCAATGCCGCCTCCGGCAACAGTTCGACATTGAGAAGCTGTGCCGAACGTTTGGCGATCAAAACCAACTGTGCCGGCGTGTAATAATCGAGGCGCGCGACCACGCCGAAGCGGGAACGCATTGGTGCGGTCAACAATCCGGCACGCGTGGTGGCGCCAATCAGCGTGAATTTCGGCAGCCGCAATTGAATCGAGCGGGCGTTCGCGCCCTTGTCAATGATGATATCGAGCTTGAAATCCTCCATCGCCGGATAAAGATATTCTTCGACGACATGATTGAGGCGATGGATTTCGTCGATAAACAGCACGTCGCGCTCGCCGAGGTTGGTCAGCAAACCCGCCAGATCGCCGGCTTTTTCCAGCGCCGGGCCGGAGGTGACTTTGATCGTTGCGCCCATCGCCTGGGCGATGATGTGCGCCAGCGTGGTTTTGCCCAGCCCCGGCGGGCCGTATAAAAGAACATGATCGAGCGCTTCGCCCCGGGCGCGAGCCGCCTCCACAAACACGTGCAGATTGTCCTTGATTTTATCCTGGCCGATAAATTCCTCAAACACCGCCGGGCGCAAGCTGCGGTCGAAATCACCTTCACCCTCCAACGGCGCCGGATCGAGATGACGTATCGGTTTGCGGTTGGACTCAGCCATGATTTAAATATATCGCAGCGCGCGTTTGATCAACTCTTCCACCGGCAGCTCGCCCGCTTCGCGCCGGACTTGCGCAACGGCCTTTTGCGCCGCCGCTCGCGAATAACCCAGGGAGACCAGGGCGGAAACGGTTTCTTCTTCGCTGGCGGAGACAACCGGTGTTGCCGTCGCGCCTTCCGGCGCCCACCGCGCCAGGCGGTCGCGCAACTCCAACACCAGCCGCTCCGCGGTTTTCCTGCCGATGCCGGGAATTTCCTGCAGTGCCGCAATTTCATTTTGCGTGACATGGCGGCAAAACATTTCAACCGAGCAGCCGCTGAGAATGCTTTGCGCAAGTTTTGGCCCGACGCCGCTGACCGAGAGCAAATGTTGAAACAGCCGTTTTTCCGCTTCAGCGGCGAAACCAAAAAGCTGCAGCGCGTCTTCGCGAACGTGCAGATGAGTGAACAAGCTGATGTTTTCGCCAAGCTCCCCCAGTTTTTCGAAGGTGGACAGCGGGATTTGAATTTCGTAACCGATGCCGCCGACTTCGACCAAAATCCGCGTTGGAAATTTTTCCAGCAAGCGACCGGAGATTTTTGCGATCATTCTTTCAATTCACGGCTTGCCTCTTGCCCGCTGCGCGTGGCAAATCGCCAAAGCCAGCGCATCGGCGACGTCATGCGTTTCCGGCGGCTCGGCCATGTTCAACACCGCCTGCACCATTCGCTGCATTTGTTGCTTTGAAGCACCGCCGTAACCGGTGACTGCGAGCTTGATTTCGCGCGGCGCGTATTCGATCACCGGCAAATTACTTTCCGCCGCCGCCAGCAGCAAAACGCCGCGCGCATGACCGAGCTTGAGTGCCACCTGCGCGTTGCGCGCATAAATTAAATTTTCTACCACCATCACTTCCGGCTGCCAGTCGCGCAAGCACGCCTTCACTTCGCGATAGAGATGATGCAACCGATCCCGCAACGCCTGATCCGGCGCCGGCAAGATCAATTTCGCCCCCGCAAAAGCAAGGCGGCCTTCTTGCCGCGCAATCAATCCCAACCCGGTTCGCGTCAAACCCGGGTCGACGCCCAAGAAACGCTGTTCGTGCATGAGGGCTTTCGGCCTGTGAATCAGGCTTCGCTCAACTGCGCCATGACATCCACATCGATGTCGTAGTTCGAATAAACTTTCTGCACGTCGTCATTTTCTTCAATCGCGTCCAGCAACCTGAGAAGCTGTTCAGCCTCTTTGCCCTCGACTTTGACCGTATCCTTGGGATACATGCCGACTTCGGCTTTCTCGATTTTTAAGCCCTGCTTTTCCAAAGCACTTTTCACCTTCTCCAAATCCTGCGGCGCTGTCAAAATTTCGGTTGACTCGGGATCGTATTTGACATCCTCGGCGCCGGCCTCCAGCGCGCTCATCAGCATATCATCTTCGCTGCGGCCCTCGGGCGCCACGGCGATGATACCTTTCTTGTCAAACTTCCAGCTTACGGCGCCGGACGCCGCGAGATTGCCGCCATTCTTGGAAAAGATGTGGCGAATTTCGGAAACCGCGCGATTTTTATTGTCGGTGATCAACTCCGCGATAATGGCGACGCCCCCGGGACCGTAGCCTTCATAGGTCACCTCCTCGTAGTTGATGCCTTCAAGCTCACCGGTACCCTTTTTGATGGCGCGTTCAATGTTGCTCGAGGGCATGTTGGCGGCTTTGGCATCCTGGATCGCCTTGC harbors:
- the ispD gene encoding 2-C-methyl-D-erythritol 4-phosphate cytidylyltransferase → MTDVAAIVVAAGQGTRFGSEMPKQFLLLQNRPIIVHALERLQRAVAVRQIVVVVGKEWVPYMGREIAGHFNFDKIIAIVPGGKLRQDSVWAGLQALPTAPDIVVVHDAVRPLFSLELLSRVIEGCETFDACVPGLPSRDTVKRIDGAQIVETVPRELLRLVQTPQAFRYRSLLHAFEQAGKMNFYSTDEAALVEKFGGCAGWVEGEETNVKITTPRDLQIAEIFLQEIK
- the queA gene encoding tRNA preQ1(34) S-adenosylmethionine ribosyltransferase-isomerase QueA, which codes for MKLSDFHYSLPQKFIAQYPAEKRDRSKLMVLNRAQQTIEEHQFSDIIHYLNPEDCLVLNETKVFPARLLGTKDKTDAKVEIFLLRQLEEGLWEVLVKPARKVRVGNRLSVGRELVCDVIDNTVSGGRVVRFNYNGNFFEAVERLGQSPLPPYVKREPEPADKDRYQTVYARVRGAVAAPTAGLHFTKELLRKIENKGVKIAPIVLHLGLGSFRPVNVEDLGRHKMDSEYYEISTESANKINETMKKGGNVVVVGTSAVRALETEVTSEGWVKANRGWTDKFIFPPYDFKIVDRLVTNFHLPGSTMLMLVCAFAGRDFVMKAYRKAMKDKFRFLSYGDAMLIL
- the ruvB gene encoding Holliday junction branch migration DNA helicase RuvB — protein: MAESNRKPIRHLDPAPLEGEGDFDRSLRPAVFEEFIGQDKIKDNLHVFVEAARARGEALDHVLLYGPPGLGKTTLAHIIAQAMGATIKVTSGPALEKAGDLAGLLTNLGERDVLFIDEIHRLNHVVEEYLYPAMEDFKLDIIIDKGANARSIQLRLPKFTLIGATTRAGLLTAPMRSRFGVVARLDYYTPAQLVLIAKRSAQLLNVELLPEAALEIARRARGTPRIVNRLLRRIRDFAQIEGKTTIAADLAAAALNRLEVDELGLDDMDKRILAVIIEKFAGGPVGLNTIAVAVGEEGETLEEIYEPFLIQQGLLNRTARGRMATESAYKHLGLTRRPPAAAQKNLF
- the ruvA gene encoding Holliday junction branch migration protein RuvA; its protein translation is MIAKISGRLLEKFPTRILVEVGGIGYEIQIPLSTFEKLGELGENISLFTHLHVREDALQLFGFAAEAEKRLFQHLLSVSGVGPKLAQSILSGCSVEMFCRHVTQNEIAALQEIPGIGRKTAERLVLELRDRLARWAPEGATATPVVSASEEETVSALVSLGYSRAAAQKAVAQVRREAGELPVEELIKRALRYI
- the ruvC gene encoding crossover junction endodeoxyribonuclease RuvC, giving the protein MHEQRFLGVDPGLTRTGLGLIARQEGRLAFAGAKLILPAPDQALRDRLHHLYREVKACLRDWQPEVMVVENLIYARNAQVALKLGHARGVLLLAAAESNLPVIEYAPREIKLAVTGYGGASKQQMQRMVQAVLNMAEPPETHDVADALALAICHAQRARGKP
- a CDS encoding YebC/PmpR family DNA-binding transcriptional regulator; this encodes MSGHNKWAKIKHKKAATDAAKGRIYTRLIKEITLAARMGGGDESGNARLRKAIQDAKAANMPSSNIERAIKKGTGELEGINYEEVTYEGYGPGGVAIIAELITDNKNRAVSEIRHIFSKNGGNLAASGAVSWKFDKKGIIAVAPEGRSEDDMLMSALEAGAEDVKYDPESTEILTAPQDLEKVKSALEKQGLKIEKAEVGMYPKDTVKVEGKEAEQLLRLLDAIEENDDVQKVYSNYDIDVDVMAQLSEA